The Saccharopolyspora gloriosae genome window below encodes:
- a CDS encoding L-tyrosine/L-tryptophan isonitrile synthase family protein: MTARTPVTRPASTTFDQVPPDPMWTDRPAQDLWAPLSVPEADRLLRDGGYDLRVRWRSGAFRLVGEGAGSGVPLGAEPTWAELYRLLVRLRRRRRRYDPGWLARLTGTLGAADPAGSGAAAGEDPLTRTVLDDPLLRMHCATLVPESARRAPGGAVARGTGALPAPPHPEHPGGTVAVRPDALLAPGPDGAPGLLRLVIDNRFAHREHELRFFVEHFVRPPLRAFRHALEVRRTALFAAPDALAFELSTELEATGRVITATAAPAPDEHTAREAARTLLAVFADLADGFRRIGYSPPRGDSVRAAIDRVLAEELRHLDRPTARLLARTELRPHVHHVDADQHTILRHVLDTVQDRTRRRRWNRELPQPAVVIDLDLCGIIPLRRTVEATRAVSGPRAGAPNGIPELADPDSLPVLPTYADSTWHTFLELTGLHEKYPEVDWRAVHAEFFRAFARPWNRLRTDEVNAGLARFVWDVRDAGGQVVFCTGRRERVRDHTAAVLEAAGVPDAPLLCMPDDRTRPIPELKVARLREFGELDVIAVFDDMHANRIALTKEYPAALAIAVEVPGLVVERRPGQPVPDRAPAIATFETEPRPRSGGSGPGLLSHAHSLEELQIGALRANRSARRWAVRLNRDEALELAHTVLADADRAADRLARAARDRFGLTGPVPESERLDRVVHALHHVLSRKQFLKGARSNYQVEHLRRDVEPFLREDRPIDVVLLGFPIKQCLNGLKASGPLPDLAEFGGVVRLREMQRAATAVHPPGLRFRILTDGRHFRPRPLSITGTYSSILREYADLAGLGETAVIEEVDAVAARRLDVDLPAERAERAARHRRLLTDALRGLDIAERPLRTLARVDQRAAGADPAVAPSVEMFREMLMSVVYSVPLSVPAGIERVAWARAVYADVYDLDGTAVPPMLRRSRVEVLRRAWHTVVRYLATMRVDEELGYEELLFPNRVRLTVSAARPGRCGFTYLGGSGLLPWQGTGALDRRGQLGADFAVSLQDRGFVPVYSPLIGPRQPWFVVPAEHTRLGAGGGMRLDPEFAATARLRRK; encoded by the coding sequence GTGACCGCGCGCACGCCGGTCACCCGACCGGCCTCGACCACCTTCGACCAGGTACCACCCGATCCGATGTGGACGGACCGGCCCGCGCAGGACCTGTGGGCCCCGCTGTCGGTTCCGGAGGCGGACCGCTTGCTGCGCGACGGCGGCTACGACCTGCGGGTGCGGTGGCGCTCGGGCGCGTTCCGGCTGGTCGGCGAAGGCGCGGGCAGCGGAGTGCCGCTCGGCGCCGAACCGACCTGGGCCGAGCTCTACCGCCTGCTGGTCCGGCTGCGGCGCAGGCGACGACGCTACGACCCCGGCTGGCTGGCGCGGCTCACCGGCACCCTCGGCGCCGCCGACCCGGCCGGGTCCGGCGCCGCGGCGGGCGAGGACCCGCTGACGCGGACGGTGCTCGACGATCCGCTGCTGCGGATGCACTGCGCCACGCTGGTGCCCGAGTCCGCGCGGCGAGCTCCGGGCGGAGCGGTCGCGCGCGGTACCGGCGCGCTGCCGGCCCCGCCGCACCCGGAACATCCCGGTGGCACCGTCGCGGTGCGCCCGGACGCCCTGCTGGCTCCGGGACCGGACGGCGCGCCCGGTCTGCTGCGGCTGGTCATCGACAACCGCTTCGCGCACCGGGAGCACGAACTCCGGTTCTTCGTGGAGCACTTCGTGCGACCACCGCTGCGGGCGTTCCGGCACGCGTTGGAAGTGCGGCGCACCGCGCTGTTCGCGGCACCGGACGCGCTCGCCTTCGAGCTGTCCACCGAGCTGGAGGCGACCGGCCGCGTCATCACCGCCACCGCCGCACCCGCCCCCGACGAGCACACCGCCCGCGAGGCCGCCCGCACCCTGCTCGCGGTGTTCGCGGACCTCGCCGACGGTTTCCGCCGGATCGGATACTCGCCGCCCCGCGGCGACTCGGTGCGCGCCGCGATCGACCGGGTGCTCGCCGAGGAGCTGCGCCACCTCGACCGGCCCACCGCCCGGCTGCTCGCCCGCACCGAGCTGCGGCCCCACGTCCACCACGTCGACGCCGACCAGCACACGATCCTGCGCCACGTGCTCGACACCGTGCAGGACCGGACCCGGCGCCGCCGTTGGAACCGCGAGCTGCCGCAACCGGCCGTGGTCATCGACCTCGACCTGTGCGGGATCATCCCGCTGCGCCGCACCGTCGAAGCGACCCGCGCGGTATCCGGGCCCCGGGCCGGGGCGCCGAACGGCATTCCGGAGCTCGCCGACCCGGATTCGCTGCCGGTGCTGCCGACCTACGCCGACTCGACCTGGCACACGTTCCTCGAACTCACCGGCCTGCACGAGAAGTACCCGGAGGTGGACTGGCGGGCGGTGCACGCCGAGTTCTTCCGGGCCTTCGCCCGGCCCTGGAACCGGTTGCGCACCGACGAGGTCAACGCCGGGCTCGCCCGGTTCGTGTGGGACGTGCGGGACGCGGGCGGGCAGGTCGTGTTCTGCACCGGCAGGAGGGAACGGGTCCGCGACCACACCGCGGCCGTGCTCGAAGCGGCCGGAGTCCCCGACGCGCCGCTGCTGTGCATGCCCGACGACCGGACCCGGCCCATCCCGGAGCTGAAGGTGGCGCGGCTGCGGGAATTCGGCGAGCTCGACGTGATCGCCGTGTTCGACGACATGCACGCCAACCGGATCGCGCTCACCAAGGAGTACCCGGCCGCGCTGGCGATCGCGGTCGAGGTGCCGGGCCTCGTCGTCGAACGACGCCCGGGGCAGCCGGTGCCGGACCGCGCTCCGGCGATCGCCACCTTCGAGACCGAGCCGCGGCCGCGCAGCGGCGGGTCGGGCCCGGGGCTGCTCTCGCACGCGCATTCGTTGGAGGAACTGCAGATCGGCGCGTTGCGCGCGAACCGATCGGCGCGGCGCTGGGCGGTGCGGCTGAACCGCGACGAGGCGCTGGAGCTCGCGCACACCGTGCTCGCCGACGCGGACCGGGCCGCGGACCGGTTGGCCCGCGCCGCCCGCGACCGGTTCGGGCTCACCGGGCCGGTGCCCGAGTCCGAGCGGCTCGACCGCGTCGTGCACGCCCTGCACCACGTGCTCAGCCGCAAGCAGTTCCTCAAGGGGGCCCGGTCGAACTACCAGGTCGAGCACCTGCGCCGCGACGTCGAGCCGTTCCTGCGCGAGGACCGGCCGATCGACGTGGTGCTGCTCGGCTTCCCCATCAAGCAGTGCTTGAACGGGTTGAAGGCGTCCGGACCGCTGCCGGACCTCGCCGAGTTCGGCGGTGTGGTGCGACTGCGCGAGATGCAGCGCGCTGCGACCGCCGTGCACCCACCGGGCCTGCGGTTCCGCATCCTCACCGATGGCAGGCACTTCCGGCCCCGGCCGCTGTCGATCACCGGGACCTACAGCTCGATCCTGCGCGAGTACGCCGATCTGGCCGGGCTCGGCGAGACCGCGGTCATCGAAGAGGTGGACGCGGTCGCGGCCCGGCGGCTGGACGTGGACCTGCCCGCCGAGCGGGCGGAGCGCGCGGCGCGGCACCGGCGGCTGCTCACCGACGCGTTGCGCGGGCTGGACATCGCCGAGCGACCGCTGCGCACCCTAGCCCGAGTGGATCAGCGGGCGGCGGGGGCCGATCCGGCGGTGGCGCCGTCGGTCGAGATGTTCCGCGAAATGCTGATGTCGGTGGTGTATTCGGTTCCGCTGTCGGTGCCCGCCGGGATCGAGCGGGTCGCGTGGGCGCGGGCGGTGTACGCCGACGTCTACGACCTCGACGGCACGGCGGTGCCGCCGATGCTGCGGCGGTCGAGGGTGGAGGTGCTGCGCCGCGCCTGGCACACCGTGGTGCGCTACCTGGCGACGATGCGGGTGGACGAAGAGCTCGGCTACGAGGAGCTGCTGTTCCCGAACCGGGTGCGGCTCACGGTGAGCGCGGCCCGGCCGGGGCGCTGCGGGTTCACCTACCTCGGCGGGTCCGGGCTGCTGCCGTGGCAGGGCACCGGCGCGCTGGACCGCCGCGGGCAGCTCGGCGCCGACTTCGCGGTCTCGTTGCAGGACAGGGGATTCGTGCCGGTGTACTCGCCGCTGATCGGACCGCGGCAACCGTGGTTCGTGGTGCCCGCCGAGCACACCCGGCTCGGTGCGGGCGGCGGCATGCGGCTGGACCCGGAGTTCGCCGCCACCGCGCGGCTGCGGCGGAAGTGA